A window of Panicum virgatum strain AP13 chromosome 8K, P.virgatum_v5, whole genome shotgun sequence contains these coding sequences:
- the LOC120646192 gene encoding nuclear transcription factor Y subunit C-2-like yields MSSGSNGGAGRPQELHGSPPTPLPSLQEQELDEFWRKVVGEIENTVNFNNHTIPMSSVVEIIREHQGGLMISSETPPVVAKVLEIFVQELTVRASMHAKSHGGSSILGSDIYEAINSGESYVCLNNVLRRAVTNHDQASMSSNAPQLQQEPHFVAATSRLMEDGPTDHLYKSGEEATQISAEESDEDLNLLTTSSGGTEETK; encoded by the exons ATGTCAAGTGGATCAAATGGAGGAGCTGGACGTCCACAAGAGCTGCATGGATCACCACCAACACCGTTGCCATCATTGCAAGAACAAGAACTTGATGAGTTTTGGAGGAAGGTCGTTGGGGAAATTGAGAACACGGTGAACTTCAACAATCACACTATACCAATGAGCTCTGTTGTAGAAATCATCAGAGAGCACCAAGGTGGTTTAATGATATCATCTGAGACACCACCGGTCGTCGCAAAGGTCCTAGAGATATTTGTCCAAGAACTTACGGTTCGTGCCTCGATGCATGCCAAATCCCATGGCGGCTCCAGCATACTTGGATCAGATATCTATGAGGCCATTAATTCTGGTGAGTCCTATGTCTGCCTCAATAATGTTCTCAGAAGGGCTGTGACAAATCATGATCAGGCATCCATGTCCAGCAATGCGCCCCAGCTGCAACAG GAACCTCATTTCGTTGCAGCAACTTCCAGACTGATGGAAGATGGTCCAACTGATCATCTGTACAAATCAGGAGAAGAAGCTACCCAAATCAGCGCTGAAGAATCTGATGAAGATCTCAACCTGCTGACCACCTCAAGTGGTGGCACTGAAGAAACCAAATAA